Part of the Moraxella ovis genome is shown below.
ATGCAGGCATTGCCATCTCTCGGTCGGAAGTTGCCTTATTTAAAAAGTCAGGCGTAAAAATTGCCATCATTGCTTTATTGACCTTTACGGGTACTTATCTGGGGTCGGTGGTGATTGCAGATTTCATGCTTTGATTGATGTGGCTGAAAATAACCCAAAATATATATTTTGGGTTATTTTTTTGAACAATGGGTTGATGGATAAATAAAAATTAACTAAAAACTATGCTACAATAGTCAGTTAATCTAAAAAATATTAGAGATATTATGCGTTTTATTGATGAAGCTGTAATCAGCGTAAAAGCAGGCGATGGCGGTAATGGTATCGTGAGCTTTCGCCGTGAAAAATTCGTCCCAAAAGGCGGGCCAGACGGCGGAGACGGTGGCAAGGGTGGCGATGTTTATGTGATTGCCGATGACAACACCAACACGCTCGTGGACTTTCGCTATACCCGTAAATTTGAAGCCAAACGAGGCGAAAACGGTCGCTCAAAAAACTGTTCGGGCAAGGGGGCGGACGATGTCTATCTAAAAGTGCCTGTGGGAACGACCATTATTGATACCGACCTTGATGTGGTGATTGGCGATTTGACCGAAGTGGGGCAAGTCGTGCTGGTTGCCAAAGGCGGAGACGGTGGGTTTGGTAATACCCGCTTTAAGACTTCTACAAATCAAGCTCCCCGTAAGGCTATCCCCGGCTTCCCCGGCGAAGCCAAAAATTTAAAATTGGAGCTAAAAGTCGTGGCGGACGTGGGGCTGATTGGCTTGCCAAATGCAGGTAAATCCACCTTTATCCGTCAAGTGTCATCCGCTCGCCCAAAGGTGGCGGATTATCCTTTTACCACCCTTGTGCCGAACCTAGGTGTGGTGGACGTGGGGACGCACCAATCCTTTGTTATGGCGGACATTCCGGGTTTGATTGAAGGGGCGTCAGACGGGGCAGGGCTTGGCATTCGCTTTTTAAAGCACGTTGCCCGTACTCGCAGATTACTTCATATCGTGGACGTAAAACCCATTGATGAGTCAAATCCTGTGGACAATGCACGGATTATCCTAAATGAGCTTGAAAAATTCTCTGCTGAATTGTCCAAATTGCCCCAAATTTTGGTATTAAACAAAATTGACCAATTAGAAGATGATGAGATTGATGAAGTTTGTAATAGTATCATCAAAGAGCTAGACTGGCAAGGCGAGGTATTTCGCACGTCTACCATTAGCGGACAAGGCGTGGATGAGATTAAATATCATCTGATGAACGAAATTGAAGAAGAACAAGAGCGTGAAGCGGACGATGAAGAGTTTGCCAAAGAAAGAGCCGAGCGGTTTGCTCGTCTAGAAGAAGAAGTTCGCCATAACACTGAAATCCAAAAAGAAGCCTACCGTGCCCGCCGTAAAGCCGAGCGTGAAGGGCTATCGGACGATGACGATGATGATTGGAATGATGATGACTACGATGTGGCAGTGGAATACGCTCCGTACTGATGATGAGCTGATATAAGGAAATAGTATGGATAATTCGCCAAAACGTATCGTGGTAAAAATCGGCTCATCGCTTTTGACCAACAACGGTCGGGGGCTTGACCGCACCGCCATTTATGAATGGGCAAGACAAATCGCCATGTTGCACGCTCGTGGGATTGAAGTGGTATTAGTGTCGAGTGGGGCGATTGCCGAAGGGGTGGTTCGTATGAACTTGCCCGAACGCCCAAAAAAGCTCCCTGCTTTGCAAGCCTGTGCGTCCATTGGACAAATGGGGCTGATTGAGACATGGTGGCAAGCATTAATCCAAAAAGGCGTGCAGTCATCACAAATTCTACTTACTCATGACGATCTAGCCCACCGCTCACGCTATCTTAACATCAGCCAGACCATTAATCAGCTGGTAGATTGGCGTGTCGTACCTGTGATTAACGAAAATGACACCGTCAGCTATGGCGAGATAAAATTTGGCGATAATGACACGCTTGGAGCGATGAGCGCGACCATGGTGGGTGCTGATTTGTACATCATCCTAACCGACCAAGACGGTGTATTTACCGACAACCCACGCACCAATCCCAATGCCAAGCTCATCATCAGCGAGCGAGCCATGGCGGATTATCTGTTCGATGTGGCGGGTGATGGCGGTAAATGGGGATCGGGTGGTATGCTCACCAAAATCCGTGCAGGGCGCTTGGCGGCAATGGCGAACTGCCCGACCATCATTGCTAATGGTAAAGTTGAGAACATCATTACTCGTCTGGCGGATGGCGAGGCGATAGGCACACGATTGACAACTGACCATGCTGACCGCTTGATCGCCAAAAAGCAATGGCTGGCGACACACATTCGCATGGCAGGCTCGCTCGTCGTTGATGAAGGTGCCGCCGACGCCATCACCAAGCAAGGTAAATCATTACTCCCTGTCGGTGTGATGGAGGTTCAGGGCGACTTTGATGCAGGCGATGTGGTGGAGATTGTCAATCAGCAAAAAGTGCGTTTGGCGGTGGGGCAAGCGGCTTTTAACAGTGAGCAAGCCAAAAAAATCACCCAAAAACACACCGATGAAGTCCTACAAATTTTAAAATTAAACGACAACGACAAAATCATCATGGTGCACCGTGATGACATGGCAGTTCTGTAATTTTGTTAATAACTTATTAAATATTGGAAAAGATCATGACTCAAAATTTCCCAGTATTAAAGAATGACCGTCTACTGCGCGCCTTGCGTTTTGAGCCTGTGGATACGACGCCTGTGTGGATGATGCGACAAGCGGGGCGTTATTTACCAGAATATAAAGCGACCCGCGCCGAGGCTGGTGATTTTTTGAGCCTGTGTAAAGATACGGCTCGCGCTACTGAAGTTACCCTGCAGCCGCTACGCCGTTTTGAGCTTGATGCGGCGATTTTGTTCAGTGACATTCTGACGGTGCCTGATGCCTTGGATTTGGGATTGTATTTTGAGACAGGCGAGGGTCCAAAATTTCAAAGAACCGTCCGCACAGAATCAGAGATTGCTAATCTGCCCAAGCTCAACATGAGCGACCTGTCTTATGTGACCGATGCGGTAACGAGCATCCGCCATGCGCTGGGCGGTCAGGTGCCACTGTTTGGGTTTAGTGGCAGTCCGTGGACGCTGGCGACTTATATGATTGAAGGTGGTTCAAGTCGTGAGTATCGCCACGCCAAAGAGATGATGTACGCGCGTCCTGAGCTGCTGCATGCGCTGCTTGCCAAAATTACTGAAGCGGTGACAGAATATCTGGATGCCCAGATTGTCGCAGGTGCGAACCTTGTGCAGATTTTTGACAGTTGGGGTGGAGCATTGGGTCATCGCCAGTTCGCTGAATTTAGCCATGCCTATAACCGTCAAATCATCGCTAGTCTTAAAGCTAAACATCCTGATGTACCCGTGGTGATGTTCACCAAAGGTGGCGGTCTATGGGTGGATACTCAAGCTGACAGTCAGGCAGATGCGCTGGGCTTTGATTGGACAATGCCACTAGATAAAGCCCGAGCGGCATTGGGTAGGGATAAAGCAATTCAGGGCAACCTAGATCCCGCCACCCTATACGGCATGCCTGACAATATCCGCCAAGCTGTCAAGCAAATGCTAGGCGATGTCTATGGCGGAGGTATCCACACCGGTTATGTGGCGAACTTTGGACATGGCATCACGCAGTGGGCGAATCCTGATCATGCCAAGATCTTCGTTGATGCGGTGCATGAATTTAAATTGGGATAAACCATCGATAAGCTAAAAGTTTACAGATGTACTATTTTTTAGCTATTTTTAAAAAATCATGCTATAATTTGGCAAACCCATCCATTTGTTAAGGATTTTTTATGTTGTTAAAAGGCCAGCGTTTTGTGGTAACGGGCATCGCCAGTAAGCTTTCTATCGCTTGGGCGATCGCTGAGAGTTTGCATCGTGAAGGTGCTGAGCTGATCTTGACCTACCCAAATGACAAAATCAAAAAACGTGTTGACATGGCGGCAGAAGCCTTCGGTGCAACTGCGGTAATCGAGTGTGACGTAGGTTCTGATGCATCTATCGAAGCATGTTTTAATGAAATTAATCAGCTTTGGGGTCAGGGTGAAGATAGGGGTGTAAACGGCATCGTGCATGCGATTGGTTTTGCTCCTGCTGATCAGCTGGATGGTGATTTTACCAATGCTACCACGCGTGAAGGCTCTAGCATTGCGCACGACATCTCAAGCTATAGCTTTGTGGCACTTGCCAAAGCGGGTCGTGAACTACTGGCTGCACGCCAAGGTTCGCTACTAACCCTAACTTATGAAGGTAGTATCTCTGTACTACCAAACTATAATGTCATGGGCATGGCGAAGGCAAGTTTGGAGGCGTCTGTGCGCTATCTAGCAAGCTCGTTGGGTGGTGAGGGCATCCGTGTGAACGCCATCAGTGCAGGTCCGATTCGCACATTGGCAGCCAGCGGTATCAAATCATTCCGTCGCATGCTAGACGTAAGCGAAAAAATCGCTCCGTTACAACGCAACGTCAGCCAAGAAGAAGTGGGTAATGCCGCACTATTCTTATTGTCTCCTTGGGCGAGCGGTGTGACAGGTGAGATTTTATTCGTGGATGCGGGCTTTAATACCGTCGCCATCAGCGAACAAATCATGGCAATGGCAGGAGATGACGAATAACATTTTCTAAGTCATTCTGGGCGCAGAACTTATTATGGTTTTGCGCTTTTATTTTTGGCAAAAAATGATTAGAATAAGAATTTTTGCTGCTTTATTATCATGATTGATAAACTTCCGACATGGGTGCGGTGCGGTGCGGTGGTGCTTGCTTTTTGTGCTGGCGTGCTGAACACCACAGCCCTCATGGGTTTTACACACGTCTCAGCCTCGCATGTGACTGGCAACGTCAGCTCGCTGTCAGTGACGATATTGGCAGGCGACTGGGCGAACATGAAGCTGTTTTTGATATCTATTGCGTCTTTTTGGATGGGGTCGGTATTAAGCGGTGTGATTATTGGCGGCAGTGAGTTTAATATTCATCGCAACTATGGCTATGCGATGTATCTGGAAGTGGCGCTACTTGTGGCAAGTCTGCTACTGTATATGAATGATAGCTATTTTGGCCAGATGATGATTGCGATGGCATGCGGCCTACAAAACTCCATGGTGGCAACCTATCACGGCACAGTGGTGCGGACGACACACTTGACGGGTACGACATCTGACTTAGGTTCCATCGTGGGTAATTGGCTTGTTGGTCGCCGAGTTAAACTATCACGCGCTTTATTGTTAAGTGCGCTGTGGTGGAGCTTCTTTATTGGTGGCTTCGTGGCGGTGATGATGTACCGAGCCTTTGGTTACTTATCCATGCTGCTGCCCATCATCATTGTCTTGTTCGCAGCGATCAGTTATCAACGCATGGAAGTGTGGTTTAGAAGTTCCGAGCGTCTCATTCGATTACAAGTCATTAAAAACAAAAGAAAAAAACGCACCAAATCCCTATAACAGCTCATCATCAGCATATTCATCCGCCTGTAGAATCTCACCAAGTCCTGATGCGATGCGCTGGACATAATTGATGTCATTAAGCAGTGATGATGCCTGAACATCGATGAGTTTGCCTTGCCGTACCCGCTCAAAAATTATCCCGTGAAAATCTGACTCCTGCTCCGTACGTTCAATAAAGCTTTTGATGGCAGCAGGGCTATTTGTTTTGCCAAAGCTTAGCAAGTAATCCTGAGACGGTTGGTTTTTGAGTGGACATAATCATGCTTCAAAGGCCATCCACTTATTGTATAAAAAACCCACAAAAAAACAAGGGTCATTGCCCTTGTTTTTTTGATAATCTGCCAAAGATTATTTTTCAGTCCAGCGTTTTTGACTTTCAACGATGACTTTCTTGGCTTCGGCAGCATCGAAGAATCCTTCAACTTTGGTGGTGCCAGCTTTTTTAAGGTCTTTGTAGTGATTGAAGTGGAATTCTAGCTGTTTGATGAATTGCGCAGGTAGGTCTTCGATGCTGTTATAAGCATTGCCATTGTTGCGATCATCAGCTGGTACGACGATGACTTTATCGTCCACTTCGCCATCATCAACGAACTTCATCACGCCAAGCACTTTGGCTTTTAGGAAGATTCCCGTTGGCAGAGGTTGTTCGGTGAAGATTAGCGCATCTAGCTCATCGCCATCTTCATCTAGGGTTTGTGGAATGAAGCCGTAGTTGCAAGGCTTGGCAAATGCAATCGGTTCAACACGGTCAAGCTCAAAGCAAGCCAATTCTCGGTTCCATTCGATTTTGTGGTTAGAGCCTGCTGGAATCTCAACGACCACGTTGATAACGCCGCCATCAACATCGCCTGCGTCTAGAATTTGGTTAAAGTCTGCCATGGTGCACTCCAATAATATGAATGAATAAGAATGAAAAACCTTGCTATTGTAATATCAAATGGCGCGAAGTGCAATTGCTCCTTTATGCCGCTTTTGAATATTTTTGATGAATTCGCGCATAAATTCTGGCGTGTCATTAGCATCAAATTTGCCAAAGCTTGCCAATTTCACCATGCTCATGCCAGCATAACCGCAAGGGTTGATGGCATTAAAAGCTGATAAGTCATTGGTCAGATTAATTGCAATGCCGTGATAGCTGTGACCTTGCTTGATTTTAAAGCCCAGTGAGGCGATTTTACCAAGCATGTCATTGGTCTGGTTATAGATGTAGACCCCAGGCGCATCACGGCGGGCGCGTGCGATGAGCTCATCAGGTAGGTATTCGTTTACCACGTCTTCGATCGCTTGCTCGGCATGACTGACCAAATCTCGCACGCCCATGCCAAGCGCGTGCAAATCCCACAGCCAATATACCACAAGCTGACCTGTGCCGTGCCAAGTGACTTGTCCGCCTCGGTCGGTCTTGATGATGGGTGTGTCAGTCTTATATAGGATGTGTTCTTCTTTGCCTGCTTGACCTAGCGTATACACGTCTTGATGTTCAACGATCCACAATTCATCAGCGGTCTGACTGCCATTTTTTTTGGCATTGATGCGAGCTAGGGTGCGTTCTAGCATGGCGTCGTGCGTGGTATTGTATTCGGCATCTGGATGGGTAGAGATGGTTAGAGTATCAGATTGTAATTCTTGGGTGCTAAAGCTAGGCAAGCCCAAAGAGATGGCTGAGGTATTCATAGTTTAATTGGTGAAAATAAAATGTATTGTACTCTCATTCTTGGAATTTTTTAAGATGAACTTTAAAAAATCTGGTGAAATTTTGGGTTAAAAAGATTTTTTGAGAAAAATTCTCATAATTTTGTAACATTTTGCCCAAAAACGATGCAAATGAGCGGCTTTTTAGGTATGATAGCCGATATTTTGGGATTTATTTTGGAAAGCCATGAAAAGCACCGAGCCGATCATTACTTCATTGTTGGATAATGACCTTTATAAATTCACCATGCTCCAAGCGATGCTGCATCAATTCCCGCAGACGCACGGCGTGTATCGTTTTCGCTGCCGCAATAACGAAGATACGGCTTATCCTTTGAGTCAGATTAAGGATGATCTGGAGGCTCAGCTTGACCTATTGTGTCAGCTTTCATTTAGTCAAGATGAGCTTGATTATCTGCGTGGGTTGAGATTTATCAAGTCTGATTTTGTGGATTATTTGGAGCTGTTTAAACTTAAACGCCGCTTTATCAAAGTGTCAATCGATGATGAAAATCGTCTGAACATCGACATTGAAGGTCCGATGATTCAGGCGATGTTTTTTGAGATTTTTGTACTTTGTATCGTCAATCAGCTGTATTATGAGCGTTTGAACGATCCTAATGCGCTAGCGCAAGGTCAGAAGCTGTTGGATGAAAAGGTGCAAACCTTAAAGCATTTTGAGATGCTTCAACAATCTGACCTTCGGAATCCGCCGTTCATCGTGGCAGACTTCGGCACGCGTCGCCGCTATTCCAAAGACTGGCATTACCATGTTGTGCGTACGCTGTCTAAGGAATCTCCGTCGATCTTTCGCGGCACATCTAACGTGTATCTTGCTAAGGAGCTTGGCATTACTCCGATTGGCACGATGGCGCATGAGTTCATGCAGGCGTTTCAGGCGCTGGATGTGCGTCTGCGCGACAGCCAAAAAGCCGCGCTGGAGGCGTGGGTGCGTGAATATCGTGGGGATTTGGGCATTGCCTTGACCGATGTGGTGGGGATGGATGCGTTTTTGGAAGATTTTGATTTGTATTTTGCCAAGCTGTTCGATGGTCTGCGTCATGATTCGGGCGACCCTTATGAATGGGGTGACAAGGCAATCGCGCATTATGAGATGCTAAAAATTGACCCAAAAACCAAAAGCTTGACTTTTAGTGATGGCTTAACGCTTCAGAAGGCTTGGGATCTACATCAGTATTTCAAAGAGCGCATTAAGACAGGCTTTGGTATCGGCACGAATCTAACCAATGATATGGGTTTAAATCAGTTAAACATCGTCCTAAAATTGGTGGAATGTAATGGTCAGCCTGTTGCTAAGCTCTCTGACAGCCCGGGTAAGACGATGATTCAAGACGATACTTATCTGGCCTACCTAAGACAGGTATTTGGTGTTAAAGAATAACGGATATTAGATAAATCAAAACACCACGCTCGGCAATCGGGCGTGGTGTTTTATTGTGGGAAAGGGTTATTTTTCTGATTCATCATCGAACGCTTCTGCCAATGCTTTTTCGACCGCAAGGATGCGCTCTTGGCAAATTTTATAGGCTTTGATGGATTCTTCGACAGTGTTGACTAGATTGTCAATATCCAGATCGTCTGTTTTTTCTAATTGCTCAGCGTTGGTTTTTAGGGTTTGGTAAGCATCTTTAAAGGTTGGTTTTTTTGCCATGAGTATTCTCTGTGTTTGGATGTCTTATTGTAATGGATAATTGGTGCTTTGTTAAGGACGTCCTTATTTAGTGGAGTGATTAAATACCTGTCAAAGATTAAATGATTGCAATTATATGC
Proteins encoded:
- a CDS encoding YoaK family protein, whose product is MIDKLPTWVRCGAVVLAFCAGVLNTTALMGFTHVSASHVTGNVSSLSVTILAGDWANMKLFLISIASFWMGSVLSGVIIGGSEFNIHRNYGYAMYLEVALLVASLLLYMNDSYFGQMMIAMACGLQNSMVATYHGTVVRTTHLTGTTSDLGSIVGNWLVGRRVKLSRALLLSALWWSFFIGGFVAVMMYRAFGYLSMLLPIIIVLFAAISYQRMEVWFRSSERLIRLQVIKNKRKKRTKSL
- the hemE gene encoding uroporphyrinogen decarboxylase, with the protein product MTQNFPVLKNDRLLRALRFEPVDTTPVWMMRQAGRYLPEYKATRAEAGDFLSLCKDTARATEVTLQPLRRFELDAAILFSDILTVPDALDLGLYFETGEGPKFQRTVRTESEIANLPKLNMSDLSYVTDAVTSIRHALGGQVPLFGFSGSPWTLATYMIEGGSSREYRHAKEMMYARPELLHALLAKITEAVTEYLDAQIVAGANLVQIFDSWGGALGHRQFAEFSHAYNRQIIASLKAKHPDVPVVMFTKGGGLWVDTQADSQADALGFDWTMPLDKARAALGRDKAIQGNLDPATLYGMPDNIRQAVKQMLGDVYGGGIHTGYVANFGHGITQWANPDHAKIFVDAVHEFKLG
- the xseB gene encoding exodeoxyribonuclease VII small subunit; the encoded protein is MAKKPTFKDAYQTLKTNAEQLEKTDDLDIDNLVNTVEESIKAYKICQERILAVEKALAEAFDDESEK
- the lipB gene encoding lipoyl(octanoyl) transferase LipB, which produces MNTSAISLGLPSFSTQELQSDTLTISTHPDAEYNTTHDAMLERTLARINAKKNGSQTADELWIVEHQDVYTLGQAGKEEHILYKTDTPIIKTDRGGQVTWHGTGQLVVYWLWDLHALGMGVRDLVSHAEQAIEDVVNEYLPDELIARARRDAPGVYIYNQTNDMLGKIASLGFKIKQGHSYHGIAINLTNDLSAFNAINPCGYAGMSMVKLASFGKFDANDTPEFMREFIKNIQKRHKGAIALRAI
- the pncB gene encoding nicotinate phosphoribosyltransferase, encoding MKSTEPIITSLLDNDLYKFTMLQAMLHQFPQTHGVYRFRCRNNEDTAYPLSQIKDDLEAQLDLLCQLSFSQDELDYLRGLRFIKSDFVDYLELFKLKRRFIKVSIDDENRLNIDIEGPMIQAMFFEIFVLCIVNQLYYERLNDPNALAQGQKLLDEKVQTLKHFEMLQQSDLRNPPFIVADFGTRRRYSKDWHYHVVRTLSKESPSIFRGTSNVYLAKELGITPIGTMAHEFMQAFQALDVRLRDSQKAALEAWVREYRGDLGIALTDVVGMDAFLEDFDLYFAKLFDGLRHDSGDPYEWGDKAIAHYEMLKIDPKTKSLTFSDGLTLQKAWDLHQYFKERIKTGFGIGTNLTNDMGLNQLNIVLKLVECNGQPVAKLSDSPGKTMIQDDTYLAYLRQVFGVKE
- the proB gene encoding glutamate 5-kinase, producing MDNSPKRIVVKIGSSLLTNNGRGLDRTAIYEWARQIAMLHARGIEVVLVSSGAIAEGVVRMNLPERPKKLPALQACASIGQMGLIETWWQALIQKGVQSSQILLTHDDLAHRSRYLNISQTINQLVDWRVVPVINENDTVSYGEIKFGDNDTLGAMSATMVGADLYIILTDQDGVFTDNPRTNPNAKLIISERAMADYLFDVAGDGGKWGSGGMLTKIRAGRLAAMANCPTIIANGKVENIITRLADGEAIGTRLTTDHADRLIAKKQWLATHIRMAGSLVVDEGAADAITKQGKSLLPVGVMEVQGDFDAGDVVEIVNQQKVRLAVGQAAFNSEQAKKITQKHTDEVLQILKLNDNDKIIMVHRDDMAVL
- a CDS encoding inorganic diphosphatase, with product MADFNQILDAGDVDGGVINVVVEIPAGSNHKIEWNRELACFELDRVEPIAFAKPCNYGFIPQTLDEDGDELDALIFTEQPLPTGIFLKAKVLGVMKFVDDGEVDDKVIVVPADDRNNGNAYNSIEDLPAQFIKQLEFHFNHYKDLKKAGTTKVEGFFDAAEAKKVIVESQKRWTEK
- the cgtA gene encoding Obg family GTPase CgtA: MRFIDEAVISVKAGDGGNGIVSFRREKFVPKGGPDGGDGGKGGDVYVIADDNTNTLVDFRYTRKFEAKRGENGRSKNCSGKGADDVYLKVPVGTTIIDTDLDVVIGDLTEVGQVVLVAKGGDGGFGNTRFKTSTNQAPRKAIPGFPGEAKNLKLELKVVADVGLIGLPNAGKSTFIRQVSSARPKVADYPFTTLVPNLGVVDVGTHQSFVMADIPGLIEGASDGAGLGIRFLKHVARTRRLLHIVDVKPIDESNPVDNARIILNELEKFSAELSKLPQILVLNKIDQLEDDEIDEVCNSIIKELDWQGEVFRTSTISGQGVDEIKYHLMNEIEEEQEREADDEEFAKERAERFARLEEEVRHNTEIQKEAYRARRKAEREGLSDDDDDDWNDDDYDVAVEYAPY
- a CDS encoding enoyl-ACP reductase FabI, which codes for MLLKGQRFVVTGIASKLSIAWAIAESLHREGAELILTYPNDKIKKRVDMAAEAFGATAVIECDVGSDASIEACFNEINQLWGQGEDRGVNGIVHAIGFAPADQLDGDFTNATTREGSSIAHDISSYSFVALAKAGRELLAARQGSLLTLTYEGSISVLPNYNVMGMAKASLEASVRYLASSLGGEGIRVNAISAGPIRTLAASGIKSFRRMLDVSEKIAPLQRNVSQEEVGNAALFLLSPWASGVTGEILFVDAGFNTVAISEQIMAMAGDDE